In Myxococcales bacterium, one genomic interval encodes:
- a CDS encoding MFS transporter, translated as MSALTAAGPGVKALVPFPRVFWVAIGLEVLERLAFYGVYINLGVYLTQTVGLSDKENGALLGLFALVRAWLPVGTGALADRLGFRRALLLSFAFYVLAYAALFAFPSRVGAWSAVFGMAFAGAFLKPVIPGAVRRYAPAGRETQGFSIFYASVNAGSVVGKILTKIVRTLVSLRASMVNSVVACVVGFAVAFLAFFEPAIGAPRAKAAEAQGEAVTPPRKPAAAFLPSLGAALTDRRLVIFLVVVSGYYLLIEQFYQTFPVYIVRVFGEKAPREEITLINPLSIALLQVFVGRVTKRLPAVPAMAFGVLVGALSMALMGAVPTLLGAAGSFFVFALAEMIYSPRYYEYVSSFAPKGREGLYMGLGLVPFGVGGLVGGVLSGRLIAAHLPKVGPAQPLRVWGTYAVIGVVCAAALAVYAVVFPPPPKPVVQGAEAEPDKPS; from the coding sequence ATGAGCGCGCTCACCGCTGCCGGCCCGGGCGTGAAGGCCCTCGTGCCCTTCCCGCGGGTGTTCTGGGTGGCGATCGGCCTCGAGGTGCTCGAGCGCCTCGCGTTTTACGGCGTCTACATCAACCTCGGCGTCTACCTCACGCAGACCGTGGGCCTCTCGGACAAGGAGAACGGTGCGCTCCTCGGGCTGTTCGCGCTCGTGCGCGCGTGGCTCCCCGTGGGCACGGGCGCGCTCGCCGACAGGCTCGGGTTTCGTCGCGCGCTGCTGCTCTCGTTCGCCTTCTACGTGCTCGCGTACGCCGCGCTGTTCGCCTTCCCGTCGCGCGTGGGGGCCTGGAGCGCGGTGTTCGGCATGGCGTTCGCGGGAGCGTTCCTCAAGCCCGTCATCCCCGGCGCCGTGCGCCGCTACGCGCCCGCGGGCCGCGAGACCCAGGGCTTCTCCATCTTCTACGCGTCGGTGAACGCGGGCAGCGTCGTGGGGAAGATCTTGACCAAGATCGTGCGCACCCTCGTGTCGCTCCGCGCGAGCATGGTGAACTCGGTCGTCGCCTGCGTGGTGGGCTTCGCGGTCGCGTTCCTCGCGTTCTTCGAGCCGGCGATCGGTGCGCCGCGCGCCAAGGCCGCCGAGGCGCAGGGGGAGGCCGTGACGCCGCCTCGGAAGCCGGCCGCGGCGTTCTTGCCGAGCCTGGGGGCGGCGCTGACCGACCGCCGGCTCGTGATCTTTCTTGTCGTCGTGAGCGGCTACTACCTGCTCATCGAGCAGTTCTACCAGACGTTCCCTGTGTACATCGTGCGCGTGTTCGGCGAGAAGGCGCCGCGCGAAGAGATCACCCTCATCAACCCGCTGTCGATCGCGCTCCTCCAGGTGTTCGTGGGCCGCGTCACGAAGCGCCTGCCCGCCGTGCCGGCCATGGCGTTCGGCGTCTTGGTGGGCGCGCTGTCGATGGCGCTCATGGGCGCCGTGCCCACGCTCCTCGGCGCCGCAGGCAGCTTCTTCGTCTTCGCCTTGGCCGAGATGATCTACTCGCCGCGCTACTACGAGTACGTCTCGTCGTTCGCGCCGAAGGGGCGCGAGGGCCTCTACATGGGGCTCGGGCTGGTCCCGTTTGGTGTGGGCGGGCTCGTCGGCGGCGTGCTCTCGGGCCGCCTCATCGCGGCGCACCTGCCCAAGGTGGGGCCCGCGCAGCCGCTCCGGGTGTGGGGCACGTACGCGGTCATCGGCGTGGTCTGCGCCGCGGCGCTCGCGGTCTACGCGGTGGTGTTCCCGCCGCCGCCCAAGCCCGTGGTGCAGGGCGCCGAGGCCGAGCCCGACAAGCCCAGCTGA
- a CDS encoding chlorite dismutase family protein, producing the protein MSAEPTAEKKPGLPEVDVNEYGGKRDGVKQALNRRLFMQLLVFDVPAGASAPAARAELVAALREAAVPAVVYADANAPRGFGLLTWAEDAAHFVTRVRPLFEGPELSKVEFRPGWTMLGRTYSTGHEPDLEFVLLERPIKNVLREELPWHVWYPLRRKGTFAKLEPIDQSHILREHAALGMAYGQTELAHDVRLACHGIDAADNEFVIGLVGGTLHPLSHLVQAMRKTRQTSEFIAQMGPFFVGHVAART; encoded by the coding sequence ATGAGCGCCGAGCCCACAGCCGAGAAGAAGCCGGGTCTCCCCGAGGTCGACGTCAACGAGTACGGCGGCAAGAGAGACGGCGTGAAGCAGGCGCTGAACCGCCGGCTCTTCATGCAGCTGCTCGTGTTCGACGTGCCCGCCGGCGCGAGCGCCCCCGCCGCGCGCGCCGAGCTCGTCGCCGCGCTCCGCGAGGCCGCCGTGCCCGCGGTGGTCTACGCCGACGCGAACGCGCCCCGCGGCTTCGGCCTGCTCACCTGGGCGGAGGACGCGGCCCATTTCGTGACCCGCGTCCGCCCGCTGTTCGAGGGCCCCGAGCTCTCGAAGGTGGAGTTCCGTCCGGGCTGGACCATGCTCGGGCGCACCTACTCCACCGGCCACGAGCCCGACCTCGAGTTCGTGCTCCTCGAGCGCCCCATCAAGAACGTGCTGCGCGAGGAGCTCCCCTGGCACGTGTGGTACCCGCTCCGCCGCAAGGGCACGTTCGCGAAGCTCGAGCCCATCGACCAGAGCCACATCCTCCGCGAGCACGCGGCCCTCGGCATGGCGTACGGCCAGACCGAGCTGGCCCACGACGTGAGGCTCGCGTGCCACGGCATCGACGCCGCGGACAACGAGTTCGTCATCGGCCTGGTGGGCGGCACTCTGCATCCGCTGTCGCACCTGGTGCAGGCCATGCGAAAGACCCGCCAGACGAGCGAGTTCATCGCCCAAATGGGGCCCTTCTTCGTCGGCCACGTCGCCGCGCGCACGTGA
- a CDS encoding DUF4412 domain-containing protein, producing the protein MDLDDAPPRTSRARWAVRFVLLALGLGSVGFWAYGKYLAPKSPLGGPCAWAVNCGPAAPRCMRESASGEAGEGVCSRPCTVGEDCAPGIRCVSVELDERDERGVPLQGGYCVPQALIDKKRGRPAKDAASAEASQDASQGWVPVPRVAGQLEGEVTATLESGESRVVWVKGSLVRLAPASGPRVVVDAATGRSLHVDDAKATFTATSIDATGGDVLVDKTSEHDTVAGAACDVWRLTDGSARLDVCILQRGAFADPKGSLRPRWLRELGARGAFPLRAVRTDPAGKGKVVLLVTAISERPLDAALFAVPKVYRNVGAKR; encoded by the coding sequence ATGGATCTCGACGACGCTCCGCCACGCACGAGCCGCGCGCGCTGGGCCGTGCGCTTCGTGCTCCTCGCGCTCGGCCTCGGCTCGGTGGGCTTCTGGGCCTACGGCAAGTACCTCGCGCCGAAGTCGCCCCTGGGCGGGCCCTGCGCGTGGGCGGTCAACTGCGGGCCGGCGGCGCCGCGCTGCATGCGCGAGTCGGCGAGCGGCGAGGCCGGCGAGGGCGTATGCAGCCGTCCGTGCACCGTAGGCGAGGACTGCGCGCCGGGCATCCGGTGCGTGTCGGTCGAGCTCGACGAGCGCGACGAGCGCGGCGTGCCGCTGCAAGGCGGTTACTGCGTGCCGCAGGCGCTCATCGACAAGAAGCGGGGCCGGCCCGCGAAGGACGCCGCGAGCGCCGAGGCGAGCCAGGACGCGAGCCAGGGGTGGGTGCCTGTGCCCCGCGTCGCCGGGCAGCTCGAGGGCGAGGTCACCGCGACGCTCGAGTCGGGCGAGTCACGCGTCGTGTGGGTGAAGGGCTCGCTCGTGCGCCTCGCGCCGGCGTCCGGCCCGCGCGTGGTCGTCGACGCGGCCACGGGCCGGAGCCTCCACGTGGACGACGCGAAGGCCACGTTCACCGCGACCTCCATCGACGCGACCGGCGGCGACGTGCTCGTCGACAAGACCTCCGAGCACGACACGGTGGCCGGAGCGGCGTGCGACGTGTGGCGGCTGACCGACGGGAGCGCCCGCCTTGATGTGTGTATTCTGCAGCGAGGTGCCTTCGCGGATCCGAAGGGGTCGCTGCGGCCGCGGTGGCTGCGCGAGCTCGGCGCGCGCGGCGCGTTCCCGCTGCGCGCGGTGCGGACGGATCCCGCGGGCAAGGGGAAGGTCGTCCTTTTGGTGACCGCCATCAGCGAGCGTCCGCTCGACGCGGCGCTGTTCGCCGTCCCCAAGGTCTACCGGAACGTCGGCGCCAAGCGCTGA
- a CDS encoding phosphotransferase family protein, translated as MADLALDARTLTRLGEVLGAEVVRATRLAGGACQDNFLIDVAGAARWVLRSDARTSLPGSIDRAREFAVMKAAARAGVKTPEPLALLGELLAPKTSAYLVPFVAGEAIGRKIVKGPELAAARAGLAGELAAELARIHSVTPTTEPHLFGDALPAVSAAHARIEGMRGPMSALRRERPALAWLVRWLEEHAPSNDPVSVLTHGDFRTGNFLVEPSGLSAVLDWEFAHFGSPYEDLAWLSVRDWRFGQLALPIGGFSARRPFYDAYEAASGRALDTAKLHYWEVLGNVAWALGAACQTERYTHGGEEDLELLAIGRRASEMEWEALRLVEKGAL; from the coding sequence ATGGCGGATCTCGCGCTCGATGCACGCACCCTCACCCGCCTCGGCGAGGTCCTCGGCGCCGAGGTGGTGCGCGCGACGCGCCTCGCGGGCGGGGCATGCCAAGACAACTTCCTCATCGATGTGGCGGGCGCGGCGCGGTGGGTCTTGCGCTCCGACGCGCGCACGTCGCTGCCGGGCAGCATCGACCGTGCCCGCGAGTTCGCCGTCATGAAGGCCGCCGCGCGCGCCGGCGTGAAGACCCCGGAGCCGCTCGCGCTGCTGGGCGAGCTGCTCGCGCCGAAGACCTCGGCCTACCTCGTGCCGTTCGTGGCCGGCGAGGCGATCGGCCGCAAGATCGTGAAGGGGCCCGAGCTCGCCGCGGCGCGCGCCGGCCTCGCGGGAGAGCTCGCGGCGGAGCTCGCGCGCATCCACTCCGTCACGCCGACGACGGAGCCTCACCTGTTCGGCGATGCTCTGCCGGCCGTGAGCGCCGCGCACGCGCGCATCGAGGGCATGCGGGGGCCCATGAGCGCGCTCCGCCGCGAGCGACCCGCGCTCGCGTGGCTCGTGCGCTGGCTCGAAGAGCACGCCCCAAGCAACGATCCGGTGAGCGTGCTCACTCATGGCGACTTCCGTACTGGCAACTTCCTCGTCGAGCCGAGTGGGCTCTCCGCGGTGCTCGACTGGGAATTTGCTCACTTCGGCTCACCCTACGAAGACCTCGCCTGGCTCTCCGTGCGCGACTGGCGCTTTGGGCAGCTCGCGCTCCCCATCGGCGGGTTCTCCGCGCGAAGGCCGTTCTACGACGCCTACGAGGCGGCCAGTGGACGCGCGCTCGATACGGCGAAGCTCCACTACTGGGAGGTGCTCGGCAACGTGGCCTGGGCGCTCGGCGCGGCCTGCCAGACCGAGCGCTACACCCACGGCGGGGAGGAGGACCTCGAGCTGCTCGCGATTGGCCGGCGCGCCTCGGAGATGGAGTGGGAGGCCCTGCGCCTCGTCGAGAAGGGAGCCCTGTAA
- a CDS encoding YkgJ family cysteine cluster protein — protein sequence MARVVRSVVRRFSARFAAAAAAFAREGGHAVVWETEGKARLVVRAPKRGDFTDLGAWSMYDLGLERWTVRKTGPFAGLATVKVPDDALHIVRRRAERDSIHPEATREVDFDCLACGACCRDNEVVLDEDDVAKLRAGGRADLLKKPWSKRKNGRIVLTLKDNGRCHHLRRDNKCRIYELRPAACSVFPVASECCVSAREYELEIFDGLAPEGEWPWPD from the coding sequence ATGGCACGGGTCGTCCGCAGTGTGGTCCGCAGGTTCAGTGCGCGCTTCGCCGCAGCGGCGGCCGCGTTCGCCCGCGAGGGCGGCCACGCGGTGGTCTGGGAGACCGAGGGCAAGGCTCGCCTTGTGGTGCGCGCGCCGAAGCGCGGCGACTTCACCGATTTGGGCGCGTGGTCGATGTACGACCTCGGCCTCGAGCGGTGGACCGTGCGCAAGACCGGGCCGTTCGCGGGGCTGGCCACCGTAAAGGTGCCGGACGACGCGCTCCACATCGTGCGGCGGCGCGCCGAGCGCGACTCGATTCACCCCGAGGCGACCCGCGAGGTCGACTTCGACTGCCTCGCGTGCGGCGCGTGCTGCCGCGACAACGAGGTCGTGCTGGACGAAGACGACGTCGCGAAGCTGCGCGCCGGCGGGCGCGCCGACCTCTTGAAGAAGCCATGGTCGAAGCGCAAGAACGGCCGGATCGTCCTCACGCTGAAGGACAACGGGCGCTGCCACCACCTGCGGCGCGACAACAAGTGCCGCATCTACGAGCTCCGGCCCGCGGCGTGCTCGGTGTTCCCGGTGGCGAGCGAGTGCTGCGTGTCGGCCCGCGAGTACGAGCTCGAGATCTTCGACGGCCTCGCCCCCGAGGGGGAGTGGCCCTGGCCCGATTGA
- the rnc gene encoding ribonuclease III, whose protein sequence is MSRAARPAPSASRKDRQRLDEARARLHARLVELSGASELSRFDEALTHPSYSNEVPGLPDNQRLEFLGDAVLGLCVSEVLAEENPEADEGMLTRMRAALVNAEALAAWARAIDLGDAIALGKGAHLGTERKQTNVLADAVEALVACVYEAAGLAGARALVRDVVAERVSSGASLHDRDPKSALQELVQAEGRPSPSYRVRGSSGLEHEPVFVVEVLVGDEVLGSGEGRSKRLAERAAASDALLRRDDTKEP, encoded by the coding sequence ATGAGCCGCGCCGCGCGCCCCGCCCCGAGCGCGAGCCGCAAGGATCGCCAGCGCCTCGACGAGGCCCGAGCGCGCCTCCACGCGCGGCTCGTCGAGCTGAGCGGCGCGTCGGAGCTGTCCCGGTTCGACGAGGCCCTCACGCACCCGAGCTACTCGAACGAGGTGCCCGGCCTGCCCGACAACCAGCGCCTCGAGTTCTTGGGCGACGCCGTGCTCGGCCTGTGCGTGAGCGAGGTGCTGGCCGAGGAGAACCCCGAGGCCGACGAGGGCATGCTCACGCGCATGCGCGCGGCCCTCGTGAACGCCGAGGCCCTCGCCGCGTGGGCGCGCGCCATCGACCTCGGCGACGCGATCGCGCTCGGCAAAGGGGCGCACCTCGGCACCGAGCGCAAGCAGACCAACGTGCTCGCCGACGCCGTCGAGGCGCTCGTCGCGTGCGTGTACGAGGCCGCGGGCCTCGCCGGGGCGCGCGCGCTCGTCCGGGACGTCGTCGCCGAGCGCGTGTCGAGCGGGGCGTCGCTCCACGATCGTGATCCGAAGAGCGCGCTGCAGGAGCTCGTGCAGGCCGAGGGCCGACCGAGCCCCTCGTACCGGGTGCGCGGCTCGAGCGGGCTCGAGCACGAGCCGGTGTTCGTCGTGGAGGTGCTCGTCGGCGACGAGGTCCTCGGCTCGGGCGAGGGGCGCTCGAAGCGGCTGGCCGAGCGAGCCGCCGCGTCCGACGCGCTCCTGCGACGCGACGACACGAAGGAGCCCTGA
- a CDS encoding acyl-CoA dehydrogenase family protein: MDFELSPELKALRARVRDFMDTQVLPAERELFDVALRGDTSRLIELRALAKAEGLFVPHLPKEHGGLGLGVLGMCALFREMGRSLLGASIFNCDAPDQGNMDLLLRAASPALRDRYFGPLARGESTSAFCMTEPAPGAGADPSNLRTTATLDGDGFVIDGHKWYSTGAFDAAFLIVMARTSDDPRRGATMFLVDRAAEGVEYVRDIPCLAPPLLTHREGELKFHGVRVGADAVLGEVGQGFQLAQARLVPARLTHCMRWLGLADRVLQMCKLQATTRRSFGKELVHHQLVQKMFADNATAIHVGNLLTWHCATLIDKGLAKEARPYSSMAKNHVAKLLCQVLDDAIQLHGGLGYSDDVPFSLFYRYARAARIADGPDAVHDVVVARDFLRGELDVLV, encoded by the coding sequence ATGGACTTCGAACTTTCTCCCGAGCTGAAGGCCCTCCGCGCGCGCGTGCGCGACTTCATGGACACCCAAGTGTTGCCCGCAGAGCGCGAGCTCTTCGACGTGGCTCTCCGCGGCGACACCTCCCGGCTCATCGAGCTCCGCGCGCTCGCGAAGGCCGAGGGCCTCTTCGTGCCCCACCTGCCCAAAGAGCACGGGGGCCTCGGCCTCGGCGTGCTCGGCATGTGCGCGCTCTTCCGCGAGATGGGGCGCTCGCTTCTCGGCGCCTCCATCTTCAACTGCGACGCGCCCGATCAGGGCAACATGGATCTCCTGCTCCGCGCCGCGAGCCCCGCGCTGCGCGACCGCTATTTCGGCCCGCTCGCGCGCGGCGAGTCCACGAGCGCCTTCTGCATGACCGAGCCCGCGCCCGGCGCGGGGGCCGACCCGTCGAACCTGCGCACCACGGCCACGCTCGACGGCGACGGGTTCGTGATCGACGGGCACAAGTGGTACTCGACCGGCGCGTTTGACGCGGCGTTCCTCATCGTCATGGCCCGCACGAGCGACGATCCCCGTCGCGGGGCGACGATGTTCCTCGTCGACCGCGCGGCCGAGGGGGTCGAGTACGTGCGCGACATCCCCTGCCTCGCGCCCCCGCTCCTCACGCACCGCGAGGGGGAGCTCAAGTTTCACGGCGTGCGCGTGGGCGCCGACGCGGTCCTCGGCGAGGTGGGGCAGGGCTTTCAGCTGGCGCAAGCGCGCCTCGTGCCCGCGCGGCTCACCCACTGCATGCGGTGGCTCGGCCTCGCCGATCGCGTCCTGCAAATGTGCAAACTGCAGGCGACCACGCGGCGCAGCTTCGGCAAGGAGCTCGTGCACCACCAGCTCGTGCAGAAGATGTTCGCCGACAACGCGACGGCCATCCACGTGGGCAACCTGCTCACGTGGCACTGCGCCACGCTCATCGACAAGGGGCTCGCGAAGGAGGCGAGGCCCTACTCGTCGATGGCCAAGAACCACGTCGCCAAGCTGCTCTGCCAGGTGCTCGACGACGCCATCCAGCTCCACGGTGGGCTCGGCTACTCGGACGACGTGCCCTTCTCGCTCTTCTACCGGTACGCGCGCGCGGCGCGCATCGCCGACGGCCCCGACGCGGTCCACGACGTGGTGGTGGCGCGCGACTTCCTGCGCGGGGAGCTCGACGTACTCGTGTAG
- a CDS encoding TetR/AcrR family transcriptional regulator gives MRQQRKDETAERVRRAAWELFSDVGYAATTTKAIAERAGVAAGTVFVHATDKADLLRAVVYAELEARVDELAGGVGDGALVDEWMRMFSRLLGFYAQHRRVAEAFLSVSMSPSLEAKHSAYGLEVTTRFVGVLAGLVERAKGRGEVRRDVGSVLAAHAAFALYFSVLTAWLQGFASIDGASASLRDLLELLVRGLGPGVGEPAPPAPLARVARPRRAKGPRRRA, from the coding sequence GTGCGCCAGCAACGCAAAGACGAGACGGCGGAGCGCGTGCGCCGCGCCGCCTGGGAGCTCTTTTCGGACGTGGGGTACGCGGCGACGACCACGAAGGCCATCGCGGAGCGCGCGGGGGTGGCCGCCGGCACGGTCTTCGTCCACGCGACCGACAAGGCCGACCTGCTGCGCGCGGTGGTGTACGCCGAGCTCGAGGCGCGGGTCGACGAGCTCGCGGGCGGCGTGGGCGACGGCGCCTTGGTCGACGAGTGGATGCGCATGTTCTCGCGCCTGCTCGGCTTCTACGCGCAGCACCGCCGCGTCGCCGAGGCGTTCCTCTCGGTCTCGATGTCGCCCTCGCTCGAGGCGAAACACTCCGCCTACGGCCTCGAGGTCACCACGCGCTTCGTCGGCGTGCTCGCCGGCCTCGTCGAGCGCGCGAAGGGGCGCGGCGAGGTGCGGCGCGACGTGGGCTCCGTGCTCGCGGCGCACGCCGCGTTCGCGCTCTACTTCTCGGTGCTGACCGCGTGGCTTCAGGGGTTCGCCTCGATCGACGGCGCGTCGGCGTCGCTCCGCGATCTGCTCGAGCTGCTCGTGCGCGGGCTAGGGCCCGGCGTGGGAGAGCCCGCGCCGCCCGCGCCCCTTGCGCGCGTCGCCCGCCCCCGCCGCGCGAAGGGGCCGCGCCGTCGAGCGTGA
- a CDS encoding TonB-dependent receptor, with protein sequence MKRGAILSVALASLASLASLAPAPAFAHELEPPVVVSRAAGEWPHAPDHHDVVVPVILVVSAEGKVISAEVEAPVSPEIDRAALAAAARSVWKPATRDGKPVAAKVRDVVRFQGLARAVPVGPAVSPVPPPATPPAVALAGAPPSVPAAVRVEGRAGARSASEVVRGRDVLGAAPHRTASDLLNVVPGVFVTQHSGEGKAHQIFMRGFDAVHGQDVELWVGGIPVNEVSNIHGQGYADLHFVPPEVVKEVVAQGGTYDPRQGDFAVAGSMRMKLGYAEPGVHARGTIGSFGSRRLLLVYRPQEASDETFASFEEYTTDGFGPNRAARRGSLVAQATHDFDAGFSLRALFTTYAGRFDSAGVVPQREVEAGRLDRYATLDAKQGGRSTRTHLLVDLHRDEGAGRFQIAPFVAFRGLSLRQNFTGYLTDSLRGGRDTLDSDNTEQLQDSVMLGGTGSYRRTVAILSSDDALEAGVYGRHDRIEQSQRRLAEVDDRVTETPVDARVAATNVAGYVDAQLRPTPKLVVRGGLRVDALAYSVEDRAGTPGPTRASQSSNLGKKVTFDYAAARGLHVLASYGDGFRSPQARGLANGQNAPFAKVTSLELGARWTHGRALSASAAAYTTELSDDLVFDPVTARNEAVPGTRRVGGTVELLARAGQVLVLAGSATYTRAAFVASSVDYAAGDLLPYVPQLVVRSDVRLEHRLATWRARDLVGRVGVGLDGVIRRPLPYGEIGQNVVLTDATAGLRFREVELSIDATNLLGQAYYDGQFVFASNFARSASPSRIAERHVTAGPPRAIYASLTLHL encoded by the coding sequence ATGAAGCGCGGGGCGATCCTGTCGGTGGCTCTCGCGTCGCTCGCGTCGCTCGCGTCGCTCGCCCCCGCCCCCGCGTTCGCCCATGAGCTCGAGCCGCCGGTCGTCGTCTCGCGCGCCGCGGGCGAGTGGCCGCACGCGCCCGATCACCACGACGTCGTCGTGCCGGTGATCCTGGTGGTCAGCGCGGAGGGGAAGGTGATCTCCGCCGAGGTCGAGGCGCCCGTCTCGCCGGAGATCGATCGCGCCGCGCTCGCGGCGGCCGCGCGCTCCGTGTGGAAGCCCGCCACGCGCGACGGCAAGCCCGTGGCGGCGAAGGTGCGCGACGTCGTGCGGTTCCAGGGCCTCGCGCGAGCGGTCCCGGTCGGTCCTGCGGTGTCGCCGGTCCCGCCTCCAGCTACGCCGCCTGCGGTCGCGCTTGCGGGCGCGCCCCCGAGCGTCCCCGCCGCTGTGCGCGTCGAGGGGCGGGCCGGGGCGCGCTCGGCCTCCGAGGTCGTGCGCGGCCGGGACGTCCTCGGCGCCGCGCCGCACCGGACCGCGAGCGATCTGCTCAACGTGGTGCCGGGCGTCTTCGTCACCCAGCACAGCGGCGAAGGGAAGGCCCACCAGATCTTCATGCGCGGCTTCGACGCCGTCCACGGGCAAGATGTCGAGCTCTGGGTCGGCGGCATCCCGGTGAACGAGGTGTCGAACATCCATGGGCAGGGCTACGCCGATCTTCATTTCGTCCCGCCGGAGGTGGTGAAGGAGGTCGTCGCGCAGGGGGGCACGTACGATCCGCGGCAGGGCGATTTTGCGGTCGCGGGCTCGATGCGAATGAAGCTCGGCTACGCGGAGCCAGGTGTCCACGCGCGCGGCACGATAGGGTCCTTCGGCTCTCGGCGGCTCTTGCTCGTGTACCGTCCCCAAGAGGCCTCGGACGAGACCTTCGCGTCCTTCGAGGAGTACACGACCGACGGCTTCGGTCCGAACCGCGCGGCGCGCCGGGGGTCGCTCGTCGCCCAAGCCACCCACGACTTCGACGCGGGCTTCTCGCTCCGCGCGCTCTTCACGACCTACGCGGGGCGCTTCGACTCGGCCGGGGTCGTCCCGCAGCGCGAGGTGGAGGCGGGGCGGCTCGATCGCTACGCGACGCTCGACGCGAAGCAGGGGGGCCGCTCGACGCGGACGCACCTGCTCGTCGATCTCCACCGCGACGAGGGCGCGGGGCGCTTCCAGATCGCCCCGTTCGTTGCCTTTCGTGGCCTGTCGCTGCGCCAGAACTTCACCGGGTACCTGACTGACTCGCTGCGCGGCGGCCGCGACACGCTCGACTCGGACAACACCGAGCAGCTCCAAGACTCCGTCATGCTGGGCGGCACGGGCTCGTACCGCAGGACGGTGGCGATTCTGTCGAGCGACGACGCGCTCGAGGCCGGCGTCTACGGTCGCCACGATCGCATCGAGCAGTCGCAGCGGCGCCTGGCCGAGGTCGACGATCGGGTGACCGAGACCCCCGTCGACGCCCGCGTCGCGGCCACAAACGTCGCGGGGTACGTGGACGCCCAGCTCCGCCCCACCCCCAAGCTCGTCGTGCGCGGCGGGCTCCGCGTCGACGCGCTCGCCTATTCCGTGGAAGACCGCGCCGGGACGCCCGGCCCTACCCGCGCGTCGCAGTCGTCGAACCTCGGGAAGAAGGTCACGTTCGACTACGCGGCGGCGCGCGGCCTCCACGTGCTCGCGAGCTACGGCGACGGGTTCCGCTCTCCGCAGGCGCGCGGCCTCGCGAATGGCCAAAACGCGCCCTTCGCCAAGGTCACGAGCCTCGAGCTCGGCGCCCGCTGGACACACGGCCGCGCGCTCTCCGCCTCGGCGGCGGCGTACACCACCGAGCTGTCCGACGACCTCGTGTTCGACCCCGTCACGGCGCGCAACGAGGCCGTGCCCGGCACGCGCAGGGTAGGCGGCACCGTGGAGCTGCTCGCGCGCGCTGGGCAGGTCCTCGTGCTCGCCGGGAGCGCGACGTACACGCGCGCGGCGTTCGTCGCGTCCTCGGTCGACTACGCGGCCGGCGATCTCCTCCCGTACGTCCCGCAGCTCGTCGTCCGCAGCGACGTACGCCTCGAGCATCGCCTGGCCACGTGGCGCGCTCGCGACCTCGTGGGGCGCGTGGGCGTGGGGCTCGACGGCGTGATTCGACGCCCGCTCCCCTACGGCGAGATCGGCCAGAACGTGGTGCTCACCGACGCGACCGCGGGCCTCCGCTTTCGCGAGGTCGAGCTCTCCATCGACGCGACCAATTTGCTCGGTCAAGCGTATTACGACGGTCAGTTCGTGTTCGCCTCGAACTTCGCGCGGAGCGCGAGCCCGTCGCGCATCGCCGAGCGCCACGTGACCGCGGGGCCGCCCCGCGCGATCTACGCGAGCCTCACGCTTCACCTGTGA
- a CDS encoding 4a-hydroxytetrahydrobiopterin dehydratase, with translation MLRPPRLDAEVVSAWLATHPGWERDAGPAEGLVRAYSFADFASALAFVVRVGLFAERTDHHPELALRWGLATVRFSTHEPPGLTQLDFDGAEAADAAYRA, from the coding sequence ATGCTCCGCCCGCCCCGCCTCGACGCCGAGGTCGTCTCCGCCTGGCTCGCGACCCACCCCGGCTGGGAGCGCGACGCCGGCCCCGCCGAGGGCCTCGTGCGCGCGTACTCGTTCGCCGATTTTGCCAGCGCGCTCGCCTTCGTCGTGCGTGTAGGCCTGTTCGCGGAGCGCACCGACCACCACCCCGAGCTCGCGCTCCGGTGGGGGCTCGCGACGGTGAGGTTCTCCACGCACGAGCCGCCGGGTCTCACCCAGCTCGATTTCGACGGCGCCGAGGCGGCCGACGCCGCCTACCGCGCATGA